One Natrinema halophilum genomic window carries:
- a CDS encoding Zn-ribbon domain-containing OB-fold protein, with translation MSDADGVQDAGYDEWLEAAEEGDTYYLECANGHGSLTPRRVCPDCGSLELERVDMPETGEIQTFNVTHVPTPSFEEDAPYATAIADFGPVRVTGQVVGVDPAAVETGLAVELEITVSETTGKRILGFRPV, from the coding sequence ATGAGCGACGCTGACGGCGTTCAAGACGCCGGCTACGACGAATGGCTCGAAGCGGCCGAAGAAGGCGATACGTACTACCTCGAGTGTGCTAACGGACACGGCTCCCTGACGCCACGTCGGGTCTGTCCCGACTGCGGTTCGCTCGAATTGGAGCGGGTCGACATGCCCGAAACGGGGGAGATTCAGACGTTCAACGTCACGCACGTTCCAACGCCGTCGTTCGAGGAAGACGCACCGTACGCGACGGCCATCGCGGACTTCGGTCCCGTTCGCGTAACCGGACAGGTCGTAGGCGTCGACCCCGCGGCCGTCGAAACGGGGCTCGCCGTCGAACTCGAGATCACGGTTTCGGAGACGACTGGCAAGCGCATCCTCGGGTTCCGTCCAGTATAA